The DNA window GCGGTTACATCAGGTTACATTCACCAAACCAACAAATTAATACTcacatttaaagtgttttatcttGTGAGAGTAAATGTTTTACTCTGAAAACACTTTTAATAAAGTTCAGATCTGACTTTGGTGTCTGTGACGTTTGTGTGTGAGCCGCAGGTGTTTCAGATTTACTCCTGACTGTGTTATCTGGTGACTGTCAGCCGTCTGTGGTTGTCATGGTGACAACAGCTGTTTCCAACCAGGTAGAGAACACGTAGCTGTCCTCGTGACGTGTCTGTGTTCAGTTTCATCACAGTGTCAAACACCTGTGGAGAGGAAACCAGTCACGTGTTGTGACGGAATGtcggaaacaggaagtgagcaggTTTAATTTCCTGTTTCTTTAGCTCCTGTGTCTAACAGATAAACTCTGGACAGGCCGACACAGTGTCATCTTTGGTGCCCGTCTAAACAAACGTGTGTTACGGGAGAATAAATGAAAGACGTGCCGACATGTTGATATTGTCATATACCCCAAACATCCGACAGCATAcagtcagtgatgtcacagtgatgtcacagtgatgtgaGGCAGCCAGATCAACATGTGACCACACTGTCCACCTCCCTAAGAACATTTTAGGATCTTATTGGTTTCCAatacaaaaagcagctgtttaaaTCCAGTTAACTCATAAACCTGACGTTGATCGTAACGCTACAGATCAACAAAGCCGATATTTCTACAGTCGCCTTCATTTAGTTCTGACGCCATGTTTCCCACCATCACAGTGCTACCTGCTCAGCAATGATCTGCGGGAAACTTGAGGCACAGACACGTCAAGACTCAAGATGCTTTATTGTCAATTCTCTAGTGATGTGCAGTTATGTATAGAATATTGTAGaatagaacagaacagaaaggctttattgtcattgcacaggAACAACAGGATGCTACATATGCTGCCAAAATGTGAGTGCAGACAAGAAATACAGATCCTTTGCATAGCAAAGAACATTTATGCAACAGgacaataaataacacacaacGTAAAATAAGTAGCACAAATACTCACGACAGGTGAGGATTTTATGTGCAGTGATGTGCAGTGATGTGGTGCAGTGATGTGGTGCAGTGATGTGGTGCAGTGATGTGCAGTGATGTGGTGCAGTGATGTGGTGCAGTGATGTGGTGCAGTGATGTGCAGTGAGGTGCAGTGATGTAGTGATGTGGTGCAGTGATATAGGTTACATCATACGTGAATCAGTCTCAGGTGAGTCGATTGAATCCACCTGAGCATCATCAGAACACATTCTCAACATTAGCTTTATTGATCTAAAGCTCTACgtcaaataatttattttattttatttttttgaaaataataggcactttttttccttcagaatttgttttttattttttcgcTTTGTCATGTTTTCTCTAAAAATTGCCAAAATGACACTATTTATCAGccacaaactgtaaaaacagaaactgatgttggattttcaaatttctgacagtccttgaacacatcatgtgcaataaacacttctgtcaggaaaaaacacacaaaccaaatCTGAGCTCAACATAATGACACGTCATCAGAGTCACTTTATTCTACGTCTCATTTataatttggccaaaaataaactgagactttttttaaacttaaggAGTTCATCATCAACTATGAACATTAAAgagtaagtttaaaaaaatctagtAACTCATTTCAGGGTCCAACATTAACGGTTGCCCGaatgcccggggcaagtaaaaatagCCGGCGGGCTAGCAGACCCTGCGCAGACATGCCCGATTGGGCAAGCAGCACCGACtcagatatttttatttatttattttttttctaatcgCAGGGCAGGAATTATACCACGGCCAAACAGCCAGTGCTGTAATCCCCCTCCTACCCATACAGCCAGTGTAGCAtgtcctgtttttttaacatgacgAACAGCAAGGCTACGACTAACAAGTTAACGTACTGACactcctcagacagacagacagacagacacacacacacacacacacacacacacacacacacacacacacacacacacgaacacacacacacgccagacagcctctcagtccttaccCACTAACGTTAgatcatgtacaacacaggtaccacagaaacttttacaaaaggtcataatgtgcttctagtgactgtcaaatcgccagcgaacGTTGTTTAcactgcctgctctcatgggacaaagatcctctctgaggaagagggctcactttgctgcaggttttttttgtttttttcttttaataaattgaacacacattaaagaacatacaagatcctgtagagaattaatacatataatacaatacaataaacactgttatttaaattaaatgaaggaagaggatttttttaaaggcaaatgaaatattggggatttatataaaaatatacatagagacatataaataattatataattaaaaatatgtaggctatgttaggtgaatactcctgtcagtgacccttatattgttttgtcttcattcaatgtagttagcacatattgttattgcgccattggttttggccttggtgccccaataaatttgtatttatcaaaggccaaagtggccttgccctaaaaatatcttaactcCAGGCCTGTAATCgtgtatttcctctcctgtttctgtcctcggaggggccagttgcagtgtgctgcttttttatgtgctgctgcctccattggctGAGCGTCTCTGCTGACGTAAGATATAAGTCATGAGCgaaaatacacaccacacagccagaaaaagaacctctAAAGCAGGGCAAGTAAGAATTTAGATGGGGCAAGTAGATTTGAGAAGTACTTGCCTGGCAGGGCAAGTAGGAAAAAACCTTAACGTCGGACCCTGCATTTATGGTTTGGGGAGGGTCATGGAAATACCTGGAGCCTCAGGAAGGGTCGAAATAAaaaattgataaataaataaataaataaataaataaagaagtcacaagtcaacctaacagctaatgttaaccagctgctaacagctaatgttgactagctgctaacagctaatgttaaccagctgctaacagctaatgttgaccagctgctaacagctaatgtcgACTAGCTGCttacagctaatgttaaccagctctcctcctgctcatcATGGACTTGTTGttcacactgtgacatcatcaggaaACAGTAGACTGCGTCCCCTGACATGAAGCAGTCAAAAAGTGCACACAATtctgtgtcctctcaccgcggatgctgtgatttggcccagtactcattgtagcccactcttataagacccaataataataatactaataagttactgtggacctatacgccatgccttttaataaaattaccagaggagttctctgaaaaacaggtaatatCAGCCTACATGAACTCACTCCTACTCGCTACGTGACATCACAGCTGCAGCTAATGATCATCATCATTGAATAATGTCCACGATCAATCGATCAGTAACGTCAATGACTTTGTTCAGGTGTGGCTCGCAGCGCTGAGGGAGGCGGACCGGCAGGACGCCACAGAGCAGCACATCATCTGTGAAGACCACTTCCTGTCGGAGGACATCTCCACCAGCGGGGTGAAAAGTGACGCCATCCCCATCATGCCCCCTGACCTGGGCGGGCCGCTGGGCCTGGTCAGCCCCTGGGGAGCTGAGTgctctgaggaggaggaggaggaggaggaggagtgggccACCAGAGACTGtgaggaggatgaagatgaagatgatgcTCCTCCTGCATCACATCCTCCAcagcaggtctgtttgtttaatatgtttCACACGTGTGACGCGTCTCTGAATCTGACACACAGGAGGAAGTGAAGAGGAAGTGACCTCATCTGAAAGCATTAAAGAGATTTAATCTATACATTTATGAGATTTTATTTCTgatctgaaatgtaaaaactctgaccctCAGGATCTTCCTCTTGTTCCTCTCTCTAATTTCCAGGATCCAGGTGTTCGTTTGGAGAATCCTCCGGAGGCGGCGACGACCAGGTAACAAACGTTCAGCCTGTCATGTGTCAGTTAACCCTTTGTTATCTTTCAGTTTCCAGCCACTGCCAACGTTTTGATCATATTCACTGATCTCTGAAGACACACAGAATCATTTGCTCTGTAAATATATAAAGAGTTTATTCATCAAACTTAACAACAGATCCTGTTGTTATTCTGTCAGATTCGTTTTTCATGAATTTGTGACTTTTcataaaaaacttttttcaaaaagctgagaaaaatgtatttttgtcagAGTCATTTTTAAGaacaaaatcaatttcacattgacgtgtttatttttttctcatttccttacGTCAGTCTGAACtgtataaacaataacaataatgttGTCTATGAGGTGCAGCAGCTGAGCACGTTGTCACGTTCAGTGTGTCACTGTCATCGTCATGGAGATCCTGTTTCTCCCCATTAACTCTTTTGTTTCTTCATCCAATCAgattcagaatgttgatcaaaacaggaagtgaaagagTCTGAGTCCATCAACGTCTCCGGGTTGTGCAGTTTACtggggctgtagtcaaccaaagaaaatcttggtcgactaaagtcgcacataatcttcaactaattgattagttgtggggaaaaaaaaatctgcacgttatttttacttgtgtggtggtgtgtctgtgtcactctgcagttacacctccaaaacactagtcggcggtggaggactgtgttaagagctgtaaagtttagttcaaatcaaactttatttatatagttgattcaaaacacacattaaacacacatgaagcacacattaaacacacgttaaacacacattaagcacacattaaacacacattaagcacacattaaacacacgttaaacacacattaagcacacattaaacacacattaaacacacgttaaacacacattaagcacacattaaacacacattaagcacacattaagcacacgttaaacacacgttaaacacacattaaacacacgttaaacacacattaaacacacattaaacacacattaagcacacattaaacacatatgaagcacacattaagcacacattaagcacacatgaagcacacattaaacacacgttaaacacacgtTAAGCACACGTTAagcacacataaaacaaacataaaacacacattaagcacacattaaacacacattaaacacacataaagcacacataaagcacacattaaacacacattaaacacacaaaacacacattaagcacacattaagcacacattaagcacactaaacacacataaagcacacattaaacacacataaaacacattaagcacacattaagcacactaaacacacattaaacacacattaagcacacatgaagcacacataaaacacacgttaaacacacgtTAAGCACACGTTAagcacacataaaacaaacattaaacacacattaagcacacatgaagcacacataaaacacacgttaaacacacgtTAAGCACACGTTAagcacacataaaacaaacattaaacacacattaaacacacattaagcacacatgaagcacacataaaacacacgttaaacacacgtTAAGCACACGTTAagcacacataaaacaaacataaaacacacattaagcacacatgaagcacacataaaacacacgttaaacacacgtTAAGCACACGTTAagcacacataaaacaaacataaaacacacattaagcacacattaaacacacattaaacacacattaaacacacatgaagcacacattaaacacacattaaacacacattaagcacacattaagcacacattaaacacacattaagcacacattaaacacacgttaaacacacattaagcacacattaaacacatgaagcacacattaaacacacattaaacacacatgaagcacacattaaacacacattaaacacacattaagcacacattaaacacatatgaagcacacattaagcacacattaagcacacattaaacacatgttaaacacacattaagcacacattaaacacatgttaaacacacattaagcacacattaaacacacattaagcacacattaaacacacattaaacacacatgaagcacACATgaagcacattaaacacacattaaacacacattaagcacacatgaagcacacataaaacacacgttaaacacacgttaaacacacgtTAAGCACACGTTAagcacacataaaacaaacataaaacacacattaagcacacattaaacacacattaaacacacataaagcacacataaagcacacattaaacacacaaaacacacattaagcacacattaagcacacattaagcacacattaaacacacattaagcacactaaacacacattaagcacacattaagcacagataaaacacacataaagcacacattaaacacacataaaacacattaagcacacattaagcacactaaacacacattaagcacacatgaagcacactaaacacacattaaacacacattaagcacacattaagcacacatGAAGCTCACATTAAGcacacattaagcacacataaaacacacattaaacacacataaaacacatattaagcacacattaagcacactaaacacacattaaacacacattaagcacacatgaagcacacattaagcacattaaacacacattaaacacacattaagcacacattaagcacactaaacacacattaagcacacattaagcacacatgaagcacattaaacacacattaaacacacattaagcacacattaagcacactaaacacacattaagcacacattaaacacacgttaaacacacattaaacacacattaaacacacattaagcacacattaaacacatatgaagcacacattaagcacacattaaacacacattaagcacacattaaacacatgaagcacacattaaacacacatgaagcacacattaagcacattaaacacacatgaagcacacattaagcacacattaagcacacataaaacacacgttaaacacacgttaaacacacattaaacatggcttaatagagacagtttcaaacacaagtacacaaatcagcttcactataactcgcagcattcacagacaaacacttgtctttatctggacacattttccccacaaatacaacatgctaacgttattagcacaagcctatgacatgttacattgtataaattagcctagcgacgagcggagatttcctctgctcatatgaagccaggataaatcacacacaggacttaaaatgctattttagtggaggctttattgtcttcacaatttattgtttcttatctgtgaaattaaagtaaatacaagctttgtttccactgagggaaatgttttcagcttacagagacagacaggaggtccattttcacaggtaacttagcctgtccccccgccgcaggaaataatggattaatcctggaaagctgttgatgtagcacttttctccttatgaaagtaagcacagcgattattcgaccaatgagaatttggtcggacgagagcacagcgaccaaataatccactagtcgaccaggagactacaggcCTACAGTTTACAAGCtgctacatttctgtaaacatcTTCCTCCTGTTTCCAGCAGATCTtctcctttgtttgtttttgcacatggcagtgctgttctatttcacaagatgtgtaacagcgccccctacctgataacagtgaaaacagattGTTTGAATATCTGGTGAATGACGGAGAAAgagttaaaatgaaactttattttctggAGATGTTTTTGGTATTTAGTGTATGAAACTGTCTCAAATGTTCCAGAGCAGcagattctgtgtgtgtttgtcagaacTCATCATGTTGTCTGTTTCTTTCAGTTCTCTCCTGCAACAGAGGAGACGGTCTGAGTCCAACAGAGACGGCAGACAGAGTGAGTGTGAGCTGCGTTCAGCCCTGAAACCTTTACTTAAACAAACGCAGTGGTGCGTTCAACAGCCTGTGGTGTTACGCAGGCGCACTGCCTTTTAATATGGCAGCGCTTCATTCAGTTCAACTCAGATGGGTTTTATTGGCATCATGGGAAACTTTTGCCGACATCGCCAAAACAAAAAGTGACCATGAGATAAAGATTTGTCAGAATGTGGTTTGTAAAGACGCAGCTGCTGATTGGCTAACGCCTCTGACACGCCCACCAAACAAGAGAAGATCACCTCGAGACTGTTTGACACGTCAGTCAGAAACGTTGCTCGATAAGTTGAGACTGAACGTGTCCCTGCTGCCAGGTCACGTCAGAGGTTTCCAAACTGTGTCAGAATCTGCACCTCATCTTTGAGTCATAACTCAGTCACGTCTGAACACAGGTGTGACACACATTAACCCTTTAACAGTCACACTGAGAAATAAAtttgcaaaatattttctttgtagAATAGTTTCTGACTCCACATTCAGCAGCGTGTAAGTTTCATACGTTTAGATGACCCAAACTAACATGCATTATCAGCTTTTTCTTCTGTGTGACTCAAGTTTAAATTTTTGTCAcgtaaaaacattttagactTTAACATGGAACAAAATACGTCCattcattgagaaaaaaatatttgcaacGACTGCACTGAAGtaattagttgattaattgatcaaaagaaaatgaattgtGAACTTAGTTTGATAATTGTTAAAATATTTCTTCCCAAATGTCtcagattttctgtttttctttgttttatatcaaAGTTAACGGaatgtttttggggtttttgcTCAGAAAACATTTGAAGACGTCCTCGTTAACTCTGACATTTACAGATCAAATAATGAACGGATGAATTCAGAATGATCGTCACATAGATTGAaagtattttatgttatttccTGGAGATGAAAATTCCAAACGTCTTGCTGTAGTCGAGGTTTCATGAACATGTTTTAAATGCCTGGAAACATGAAGTGAACATGCAGCTGTTCATATCGACGACTGCTGACGTAAACTGAATTTTATATTAATCAGCtgatcactgtgtgtgtgtgtgtgtgtgtgtgtgtgtgtgtgtgtgtgtgtgtgtgtgtgcgcgcgcgcagaCGTGTCTCTGGGGCTGCTGACTCTGCGcttcctccagctgctgctggcGGCTCCGGACGGCGCTCTGGACCTCAGGGACGTTCCCGCGAGCCTGAACACCCGCAAACGGCGAGTCTATGACATCACGCACGTCCTGAGCGGCTTCAACCTCATCAAGAAGGACTCGGCCAACTGGATCAAGTGGATGTGAGTCTGAAAGATGATGTAATGACTCAGACCCTGGTCGACAGGTTAACTCCTCCTCCTGTATTTGAACCATCAGGTCTCATGAACAACGTCTTTATGTTCGGACCCTGAACTTATTTCTGTGAGGTTTATTTGTTCGTCACCTGCTGATGAGATTTCATCAGTAACAGAACTGAACTGTGGGAAAGTTTCAGTCAGTAAAACATGACAGGCGGTCATGTGACAGTCACAGAGATATCAGaagagatgatgtcacagcctgCAGCTGGTGATGTCACACTGTCAGGTCCTGTCAGtacaaacacagatttttttctgaaCGGATTCTTTTCCCCTCCGTTTGGGAGAAAAATTCCATCCACACGACCTCGTTTTACGACATATCTGCGTCTACACTGGAACGCTGCAGAACTCTCCTTACAGAGCTCACCTGTTATCATTTTATTAAGACTTCATTAGGGGCGGGGCCTctgtgagtgacaggctgtctgccgataCCGGCTGTCTCTTACTGCCTTTGCTGAgggcttaaaggtgagacagcTCTcagcaaagtaaaataaaaagaataagtTTGCACAAACGTAAATTAAAGCAGGTATAACCTCTTTAACGACTCTACAGGGATTGTTGCTGCTCTGCATTGTAAAGcttctctgtctgctctgtgtgcaGAGGAAAGAGTCCCATCTCCAGCTTCCTGTGGAAGAACCCGCAGAGGCTGCAGAGCGAGCTGGAGAACCTGAAGGTGGTGGAGGACAAGCTGGACGGACTCATCAAAAGCTGCGCTCAGCAGCTCTTCGACATGACGGACGACGTGGAGAGCTCAGCATATCCTTCACAGCAGAGTGAAACAGAATCATCACTGTACATGTTCATATTAACACAACACAGGGTTTCTTTAACGCCTCCTCACGTCAGCCTACGTGACGTACGCAGACATCAGCCGGCTCAGATCCATCCAGCAGCAGACGGTGATCATCGTCAAAGCTCCGGAGGAAACGCAGCTAGAGATCCCTGCGCCACAGGAGGTAACTGACACCTGGGCAGTTTGTCTGCAGTGAGGTCAGTGACGTCATGTTTGTTGAGCAACATTTGCACACAACTTTGATCATTGGTGAATATTCCAGGAGTCTGTGATGCACCATCTGACAGGAAGTTAGCACAAACGTTTCTGAAGGAGATTGATGATTAAAATGAACCAGTACTAAAACAACAGTGTCAGACTGTCGGGGGTTAAATCACTGATCACAGCTGGAAGGTTCATGCTCACCTTTACATACAGAGACAACATTATGACGTCGTCCACCGTCgcctctgttgtttgttgttgtgttaaaCCTCTGACTCCGCCCTCTGGGGCCGTCTATTGGCTGAatcataaaggacacatggcAGTGTGAGAGCTGTGACCATTgaaatgaacgtgtgtgtgtgtgtgtgtgtgtgtgtgtgtgtgtgtgtgtgtgtgttgatgcagGACCACATCCAGATGCACCTGAAAGCGGGGAGGGCTCCCATCACAGTGCTGACCTGTGAGCTGGGCTCAGCAGAGAGGAGCGGCTCCTTCTTAACACTGGAGGAGAGCCGAGTCAGGACGACCATGCTGTGCCCAGGTAACCATAGCAACCACATCTGTCAgtttgtttacacacacacacacacacacacacacacacaaatattgtGCTGTTATTGTGAGGGTGACGCAGGACATGTGAACAACATGTTGTGTTTGAGGATGATGAAGATGTGCAGATGTGACTCAGGTGTTGGGAGCAGTCAGACACGGCTTTGTgtctgtttacagtcagctctgtgcgttgtcatggagacgttaaacacaaaccaactcaccAACAGTTTGTCAGGCCGGAGTAGAGACACATGACCAAAAGAAAAACCAACATCTCTGGTCTGAAGCAGAAACACAGCGACATTTAAACATCAGGACAGAATctgatatcaacaggtttttagACACGaacaaatatcacaaaaacTGTAATACTTTATGCATGTGAGCGTAGTGACTGATAATAACTCCAGAACACATCCAGAGTCTTGTGTTGCACTCTCAGGTGCCTCATCCTCCACCGGAGGCGCTGTTCTTCAGTCTGTCATCATCTGAAACTGAAGGAACAGCATGAACGCAGCTCCTCTGTGACCTCACAGTCTGGGTGTGACTGTTGGCTCAGAAACATCAACCTTCATCATGTCTGACTGTGTCATCATCACAAACATGTCAACCAGGAAACGTTTCACTGAGCGCATGAGATCACCACTTTTAGCTTCACCTCATCGGCCCTCTGTCGCCCTGTTGTTACCACACTCATCATAAAACAATCATCACTTTGATAATAATGTAGATTTCTGAAGTTAGAATACATCTCATGGAGCTGAGACCTGCAGCTTTTACTTTCCTTTTATTGTCAGagtctgtttgttgttgcagCTGATCCAGAACAGGAAACACGTCTGACCTGCAGCTGTTTAAAGAATCTGGTTGGCCTGACATCACCTGACCATCCACCAATCACGTTTCAGCTTGTCATTTATGAGCTGACGTGTCACCGGTGTGACTCCTCAGTGATGTTTTCTCTcgtgttgttgctgctgcagggTCGTCAGGTGCACAGAGGGTGTAGCCAGCAGCCGACCACCAGGAGGCACCGGCCGTCCTCAGGGTTCAGACACAGACCTGGAAACATGACGAGTCGATGACATCACAGATCGTGTGCAGGTACCAGCAGGTCACACAAAGACACTTCCTGCACACATGGCGGGAACACAGAGGAGGTTTCTACTGAAGACAGATTTAAATGTGACCTCCACTGCTGCGACACGGCAACGTCACGGGAACATTAAACCTTTATTCATGGATAATTTTTCACCAGTGAGACAAGATTTTATTAAACTCCTCTGTGGAGCCGGACAGTCTGCTGAGACATGAAATGATGAAGGTGAGGAAGACGACAGGTTTTTATGTTTCTAAGAGgagtgatgaagaggagcaaTATGACACACGCATGAAACAGTTTCTTCTATTTTATATGACGTCATCTgctgtgaaatattttgtttcagtttttgacttttcttttcttcttgtgtttttgatataaaatgtttttctgtcatcAATAAAAGTCGAGCTTGTATGAGACCTGTTGTCGGCCTGCGTCCTGAAGGTTGCTGGTTCAAATCCCTGGCGCAGCAGTCAGAGCCTCACAGTCGAAGGATTAAAATCAAATGTATAAAACAAAGATAAGACACCAGATTAAATACATACGGGGGACGGACATGAGATacaatttaaaagataaaacatgctcCATAAATGTCTGAACAGACGGCCGATGGAAAGAGAGTGTGTGCAGAGACGTcagagtaataataataataataatgataataataatgataatacgtCACATTATCCAGCGTGAAGTCGCATCTGTCAGTGAGATTATAGAACATACAGATATATGTAAGGTAACGTcatcattgttttgtgtttgttttttggaaaacactttttactttatttcagtgAGCTCAGGTCACAGTACTTAAAACTTTACTTATATGATGCTAATAGC is part of the Epinephelus fuscoguttatus linkage group LG11, E.fuscoguttatus.final_Chr_v1 genome and encodes:
- the LOC125896605 gene encoding transcription factor E2F2-like isoform X1 — protein: MMKCVVSGCPNRTVTGNRGLFHRPRKRFFSFPTDPARVKVWLAALREADRQDATEQHIICEDHFLSEDISTSGVKSDAIPIMPPDLGGPLGLVSPWGAECSEEEEEEEEEWATRDCEEDEDEDDAPPASHPPQQDPGVRLENPPEAATTSSLLQQRRRSESNRDGRQNVSLGLLTLRFLQLLLAAPDGALDLRDVPASLNTRKRRVYDITHVLSGFNLIKKDSANWIKWIGKSPISSFLWKNPQRLQSELENLKVVEDKLDGLIKSCAQQLFDMTDDVESSASAYVTYADISRLRSIQQQTVIIVKAPEETQLEIPAPQEDHIQMHLKAGRAPITVLTCELGSAERSGSFLTLEESRVRTTMLCPGSSGAQRV
- the LOC125896605 gene encoding transcription factor E2F1-like isoform X2; protein product: MMKCVVSGCPNRTVTGNRGLFHRPRKRFFSFPTDPARVKVWLAALREADRQDATEQHIICEDHFLSEDISTSGVKSDAIPIMPPDLGGPLGLVSPWGAECSEEEEEEEEEWATRDCEEDEDEDDAPPASHPPQQDPGVRLENPPEAATTSSLLQQRRRSESNRDGRQNVSLGLLTLRFLQLLLAAPDGALDLRDVPASLNTRKRRVYDITHVLSGFNLIKKDSANWIKWIGKSPISSFLWKNPQRLQSELENLKVVEDKLDGLIKSCAQQLFDMTDDVESSASAYVTYADISRLRSIQQQTVIIVKAPEETQLEIPAPQEVTDTWAVCLQ